In the genome of Arachis hypogaea cultivar Tifrunner chromosome 9, arahy.Tifrunner.gnm2.J5K5, whole genome shotgun sequence, the window TTCGATTTAGTTTTGTTATAGTCTGAAATTCTCTAAATAGGTCTcagtcttatttattttattcaaattctGCTTTATAAGTATAATTAGGCCGGGTTATAGCTAATGgatcagaaaataaaaagatattcaaGAGCTTGCAAATACAAGTAGCACTACTAATCCACTGATATCTCTGCCTAAAAGTATACTTGATAAACTCTCACAATGTAACATTGGTTCCTGATCAAGAATCACATTATACACCAGAATGGTCATGCTGGAACCAATAATCGACATAAGAAACAATCACAAACAATACAATTATCTACTTGCATCGTACTCCTAAAAAAGTTGTTATGTACTTGCAAAACATCCTAGATAATCGAAGTTGCTACAATCTTGACATTTATCAAGGATCGACCTGGAGAGACTAGGATCTCAATAAATGAAGACAATTCAGCCAGCAAATCATATATATAGATATCAATAAATATGAACCACACTATCTCAGTATAGACAAATACACTAGGGCCTATGACATATGTGCTACATATCAGGATGCTACATGAGGAGGCTGTGGAGAACTTGTAACAGACTGCTCTGAAGCATTGGCAAGCCCCTGCAACATTCTCAGAATCTCACTTGTGTCTTCCAAGTAATACTTGGCCTTGCTCGGCTTCTGACCGACGGTGCAAGGAAACACCTCTGCGACCGGAGAGAGGGATGCCCTTGCATTCATTATTACACCAAACATGTCCTCATCTGACCTGTCATCTCCAATGCATAGAACAAAATCTGGGATCACTCCCATTTGTTGCATTGTTAAGAGAAGGCGTTCTGCAACAATACCCTTGCTCACCCCCTGTCCCATAAACAGCACATAAAAAATATAGTCAACCCCAAAAGGGTGAACCACAGCCTATAAAAATAAGATTCAATGCTGGAAGTTGGAACATGTTGCATTTTTTAAGTTCCAAAGCAAAGAAACCATAGAAATGATAGCACTAGCAATGAATGAATGGGGAATCATGTGTCCATGACAGACATAACAAATGATAGAACAAGCAGGTTTTTTGTCTTTCCTCTCATTATACGGCTCACAAGCCACAAGCCAGAAGAGTAACAACAATAACAGAACATTATCCAAGAAGCCAGAACAATAAAATGCATACATAATATGACAAAATGTTACTAATATTGTGATATGAAACATGGAGCTTTTACAACTGACCTGAGGTTTGACTTCCACGATGTGAGGACTACTTTTAACAGAAACAGGCTCATTGGCAAGAACACTTTCCAGATGATCCAGAAGCTCCTTAGCCTGGCATGAACCGAAATCTCGGTCTGCAAACTCATAATTCCAAACAAGAGCAGTTTCTTTGGTCTCTATGTTAGAACCATCAGTTGTTTCCGTGTACAACTGCATTACTGGCTCGGCAATCTGCTTCCAGTCGAAATCCGGCACAGAAACACATTCTTCCCAGTCTGCATTATGATTTGTcctgaaaacaaaagaaaaaaaaaagataaactatTTAATTTGAGCAAGGTTCACCTAGGAAAAGCccttattttattcttcttcaacaatcCGCAATCACCATAACCATGCAGAAAGAAAAAGGACATACCTCACGAAATAACCATGCTCTGCTGCAACTCCAAGCCTTTCACAAGAGGAAAACCAGTCAGTAAGAGTTTTTCTCTCCTTTCCACTTACAATGAAAACACAATTCTTGGTGTCCTTGCACAAGCTGTTCAAGATGGCAACAGCCTCAGTGCTAGGTGTTGTACTAATTGAACCGGGCTGCATCATGGTACCATCATAATCCAAAAGAATGGCTCGGTGTTTGGTCCTCTTATAAGCTGATACAATATGTTCCACTGATAGCTTTCTAAAGTTTGGATCCAAAGCAATAACCCGAAATCCTAAACCAAAGCCAATTCCCCAGCATCTCCTTCTCAGATGATCTCTACATGCCCTTTCCAGATCCTGCAAGAAGCTCCGCGCCCAATATGCAACATCATGGGTACTGACATACCTATAATGCTTCTCGTGGCGCATCTGTTTTTCGGACTCTGGGACGATAAGTGCCGAATCCATTGCTTCAGCAACAGCATCAATATTCCACGGATTCACTCTAATTGCCCCACTTAATGATGGGGAGCAGCCAATGAACTCAGACACCACCAGCATGCTCTTCTTTTGAGTAAATGAGCTTGTCCCTAGAATCTTATCTATCTTGTCACTTCCTTGTCTACAAATGATGTATTCATAGGGTATAAGGTTCATACCATCTCTCACTGCTGTAACAAGGCAACATTCAGCTATCACATAATAAGCTATCCTCTCATAAAACTGAAGTGGCGTATCGATCAATATTACGGGTGTGTATCCAGGCCTTCCAAATGTACTATTGATCCTTTTCACTGTGGCATAAGTTTCACTCTGGACCTCCTGTACATCTTTTCCACGGCCTCTTGCAGGGTTTGCAATTTGGACCAAAACAACCCTGCCCCTCTTGTCAGGATGTTGTAAAAGCAACTGTTCCATAGCCAAGAGTTTTAAGCTGATTCCTTTAAAGATATCCATGTCGTCAACCCCAAGCATCACAGTTTGACCTCTGAACTTGTTTTGTAACTCTTCAACCTTGTTTTCCGTCTCAGGAAGATTCATGACTGACTGGAGCTGCCCTATGTGAATCCCAACAGGAAGAATCTTAATGCTTACTGTTCTTCCATAGTACTCAAGACCAATGTAGCCCCGCTTGGATTGATAGGAAAGGCCAAGCATTCTACTGCAGCAAGAAAGGAAATGCCTCGCATAATCAAAAGTATGAAATCCAATAAGGTCAGAATTCAAAAGAGCTCTAAGAAGCTCATCCCTAACTGGGAGGGTTCGGTATATCTCGGAAGAAGGGAATGGACTGTGAAGGAAGAATCCTAGCCTTGCCCTATTGAACCTCTTTCTCAGAAATGTTGGAAGAACCATGAGATGGTAATCATGAACCCACACAAAATCATCATCAGGGCTAATGACTTCCATTACTTTATCAGCAAATATCTTGTTAACAGAAACATAAGCTTGCCAAAGGGACCTATCAAATCGACCACCGAGATCAGGCGAGAGCGGAAGCATGTAGTGAAACAAAGGCCACAGATGCTGTTTGCAAAATCCGTGATAGAATTTGGTAAAAAGCTCTGGAGGGAGGAAAGTGGGAACACATTTGAATGTGTCAAGCAAGTTCTGAGCAACATCATCTTGCTCGCTCGGCTCGATTTCTTCCTTCAGACAACCAATATAAATAGTTTCTACATCTTCACCAAGACCATCTTTGAGCTGCAAAAGAAGAGAGTCCTCGTCCCATGTGAAGTCCCACGTACCATCCTCTTTTCTTTGTGCCTTTAATGGAAGCTGGTTACCTACTATGATCATCCTATCTTGAGAGATTGAGGATGGAGCGTCCGAACCAGCACTGTTGCTTGCCTCGTCGTCTAGCTCAGACAGCACTCCAGCAACAGTTGCCACTCGAGGAAGCCTTTTCTTTTCGCGGCTGAAAGTCGGCGAGTCACACGAAGTAAGCTCTAACAAATTAGAATATGACCTTGAAACCATTTCGTTGATGACCAAGCTTTAGATTGATTATCACAATCCTGAAAACAACCACAAGGAGGATGCAATTTCAGAAATCTGCAAACATCTTAACTATCATAATATCCCCCTAATTAACTAAGAGTCCAGCAAAATCAATATCACATAATGGCTTTTCTTGATTTCTTCACTCCTCAGTTGGCTTGAAAGTGAGTCAATTAGTAACTACCTAGTAGACAAATTATATTTCAACAGAAAAAACAACCTATCTATAACAACAATTTGAGAAAACCCAAGGTAGAGCATATGAATCTGCTGATAAAATTCACCTAGGAGCTAAATCTGATAAAAACACCAACTACAACAATGAGTTTTCCACCTACCAAGAGAATCATGTAGCAAGTAGATGACTTTGAACACATAAAAGGGGATCGATTCAAACAGCAAGAGACATACAAATGCAAGGTTAAACCATCTTGAAGGATTGGGGGTAAAAGCTCAAAAGAAGCTGAAGTAGCAAATGAAATGAATGAGCAGAGAAGCAGCTCTTGAAAACAGCAATGAAGCACAAGGTgaacaaaaaacaaaacaaaacaaaacaaaaatcataCCTAGAAAGTGAAAGGTGGAGTAAGAGTTGGTAGATGAGATTGACAGACACCAAAGATTCCTTTCTCTGTTCTCTTGTCTTCTGAGTCACAccacacaacacaacacaacacaacacaaggCCGCAACCTTGAGAGAGTGAGAGAACAATGGCGTCAAGTAGGGAATACTCCTTCACTTTTCTTTCTCTACACAAACACCAACTTCAttcatttttcattattttttaatattcattTCAATGATATTTATATGTGTCTTTTGGAACCAACACAAACTAGATGTCTTTATACAAAGAACTtgattctctttttcttctttctttctttcacgcgcac includes:
- the LOC112712048 gene encoding alpha,alpha-trehalose-phosphate synthase [UDP-forming] 5, whose product is MVSRSYSNLLELTSCDSPTFSREKKRLPRVATVAGVLSELDDEASNSAGSDAPSSISQDRMIIVGNQLPLKAQRKEDGTWDFTWDEDSLLLQLKDGLGEDVETIYIGCLKEEIEPSEQDDVAQNLLDTFKCVPTFLPPELFTKFYHGFCKQHLWPLFHYMLPLSPDLGGRFDRSLWQAYVSVNKIFADKVMEVISPDDDFVWVHDYHLMVLPTFLRKRFNRARLGFFLHSPFPSSEIYRTLPVRDELLRALLNSDLIGFHTFDYARHFLSCCSRMLGLSYQSKRGYIGLEYYGRTVSIKILPVGIHIGQLQSVMNLPETENKVEELQNKFRGQTVMLGVDDMDIFKGISLKLLAMEQLLLQHPDKRGRVVLVQIANPARGRGKDVQEVQSETYATVKRINSTFGRPGYTPVILIDTPLQFYERIAYYVIAECCLVTAVRDGMNLIPYEYIICRQGSDKIDKILGTSSFTQKKSMLVVSEFIGCSPSLSGAIRVNPWNIDAVAEAMDSALIVPESEKQMRHEKHYRYVSTHDVAYWARSFLQDLERACRDHLRRRCWGIGFGLGFRVIALDPNFRKLSVEHIVSAYKRTKHRAILLDYDGTMMQPGSISTTPSTEAVAILNSLCKDTKNCVFIVSGKERKTLTDWFSSCERLGVAAEHGYFVRTNHNADWEECVSVPDFDWKQIAEPVMQLYTETTDGSNIETKETALVWNYEFADRDFGSCQAKELLDHLESVLANEPVSVKSSPHIVEVKPQGVSKGIVAERLLLTMQQMGVIPDFVLCIGDDRSDEDMFGVIMNARASLSPVAEVFPCTVGQKPSKAKYYLEDTSEILRMLQGLANASEQSVTSSPQPPHVAS